The following proteins are encoded in a genomic region of Coffea eugenioides isolate CCC68of chromosome 6, Ceug_1.0, whole genome shotgun sequence:
- the LOC113775637 gene encoding 11-beta-hydroxysteroid dehydrogenase 1B-like: MALSRTIRMIVIQTILWILLPFFCIYKFLMFFYRYFSTEDIKGKVVLITGASSGIGEHLTYEYAKRGACLVIVARRENLLKEVAENARKLGSPDVVPICADVLKVDDCKRFVEETVDHFGRLDHVVNNAGIVSMCLIEDAADITNLQPVMDVNFWGSVYPTYFAIPHLKRSKGSILVNASSAAVLSPPGLSIYSASKAALVSFYETMRVELASEISITIATLGPVESEITKGKHMTKHGTTEFDSELVNVFLDADQLPAMSSPDCAKAMVDSVCRKERYVTVPKWCKVLFLLKILCPELIEWASYQHCLKIKSWGAKATPVPPRSQSKSD, translated from the exons ATGGCTCTCTCACGAACGATTCGTATGATCGTCATCCAGACCATTCTCTGGATCCTGTTACCATTCTTCTGCATCTACAAGTTCCTGATGTTTTTCTACAGATACTTTTCAACCGAAGACATCAAGGGAAAAGTAGTTCTAATCACAGGTGCATCATCAGGAATTGGAGAG CACTTGACATATGAATATGCCAAAAGAGGAGCTTGTCTAGTTATTGTTGCCAGGAGGGAGAATCTCCTCAAGGAGGTGGCAGAAAATGCCCGGAAACTTGGCTCGCCGGACGTTGTCCCCATATGTGCAGATGTACTCAAGGTCGATGACTGCAAGAGATTTGTTGAGGAAACAGTTGACCATTTTGGCAGAT TGGATCATGTTGTCAATAATGCCGGAATTGTCTCCATGTGCTTAATTGAAGATGCAGCTGACATTACAAACCTCCAACCTGTTATG GATGTGAACTTCTGGGGATCAGTTTATCCGACTTACTTTGCAATTCCTCACCTGAAAAGGTCCAAGGGATCCATCTTGGTTAATGCATCATCAGCTGCAGTTTTGAGCCCACCAGGATTGAGCATCTATTCT GCAAGTAAAGCGGCTTTGGTCAGCTTCTACGAGACGATGAGAGTTGAACTAGCTTCTGAAATCTCTATAACAATTGCAACTCTTGGTCCTGTAGAGTCAGAGATTACCAAAGGGAAACACATGACCAAGCATGGAACTACAGAATTTGACTCAGAGTTGGTAAAT GTTTTTTTAGATGCTGATCAGCTGCCAGCCATGAGCTCCCCTGATTGTGCAAAAGCAATGGTGGACTCGGTATGCCGGAAAGAAAGATATGTGACAGTACCCAAATGGTGCAAGGTCCTATTCCTGCTGAAGATATTATGTCCTGAACTAATTGAATGGGCTAGCTACCAACACTGCTTGAAGATAAAATCCTGGGGAGCAAAGGCTACTCCAGTGCCTCCTCGTTCACAAAGTAAATCAGACTAG